The following are encoded in a window of Lichenicola cladoniae genomic DNA:
- the addA gene encoding double-strand break repair helicase AddA has product MSVSLAGKSPGDAIDLANKQQGQASDPNASAFVSASAGSGKTKLLIDRLLRLMLPRPAPEDPAQGIVPGTDPARIQCLTFTKAAAAEMSIRLQRELGRWVTLDDTALDARLTALGCGHGPMMRRSARALFARVLDLPGGMRIGTIHAFCQSLLRRFPVEAAISPHFRLVEETDSRIALNRAWEEVLASRVGSAEGRAALALLAGQVNAQEVTRLVRRLQEKAPLLGPMLSLLEQDPDEVQAQLRQVAGIVHADEEACILAATSLPDEAAMLRLLRLAIEVGPPGLKATAARIADWLTNAHPNRHQAWHAWRELFLTAAGEPRAAGGFVKGKVATSHPEIADALVAEAERVAAVDDVCRAIRMVSLTMALLRMAGPVLRRYAGTKRERGLLDYDDLIARTLDLLREPGSAWVLYKLDGGIDHLLLDEVQDTSELQWRIAGALTEDFFVGGGAGTERASPRTVFAVGDYKQSIYSFQGADPKAFHEWHERFRSRVRDGGEDWREPELNVSFRSVEPVLTLVDAVFASPDAAAGVVEPGSAVAVHHYSARPDAPGCVELWPLVPASLEAPDPLDGDAGPVPEPVSDDPWSAPARNRGQVSAPQRLAEALARWIAGEIGRPHATGGAPLTAGDVLVLVPRRSAFVRALIRALKAEGVPVATLVRTGLVDQIAVQDLMALCDVLLLPQDNLTLGCVLTSPLGGLSDDSLMELAIGREGTLWDQLRDRSEERPDWRRAWGMLSTLFGRVDFVSPHALLSEALGRLGGRARLLARLGPEAVEPVDELLSAALRHAETHPPSLQGFLHWLRRSEETIKREPDAAGDAVRVMTAHGAKGLQARLVVLPDTTSIAPTDENLLWSKESGLMLPFWVPRADLASAPTKRLRDRIRQAAQEESNRLLYVALTRAADRLVVCGWEPGRKTPAKLPPTCWYELCRQGFETAEASAEPFGLGWPGDRLLLEQRAAVEPVRRNPVIVPPPAPSLPAWMGRAPLWHPLPPPVEPALPRPLAPSRPDDVGLGPVPELRSPLDAGNDPVERRTGARADAFRRGRLVHALLQHLPGLDPSNRDAAARRFLLAGPDGLPPDEAGHLATQIMALLSDPALAPLFEPDALAEQPVSGLVDGIVISGQIDRLRVLADEILLCDFKTNRRTPARPEEVPVPYLRQMAAYRALLAALYPGRPIRCALVWTQEAAIMHLPDAVLLPHAPGTYRTRAEDARASPGVA; this is encoded by the coding sequence GCAGGTCCGCCCGCGCCCTGTTTGCGCGTGTGCTGGACCTTCCCGGCGGCATGCGGATCGGCACCATCCACGCCTTCTGCCAGTCGCTGCTGCGCCGGTTCCCTGTCGAGGCGGCGATCAGCCCGCACTTCCGGCTGGTCGAGGAGACCGACAGCCGCATCGCCCTGAACCGCGCCTGGGAGGAGGTGCTGGCCTCCCGCGTCGGCTCAGCCGAGGGACGGGCGGCGCTGGCCCTGCTGGCCGGGCAGGTGAACGCCCAGGAGGTGACCAGGCTGGTTCGCAGGCTGCAGGAAAAGGCGCCGCTGCTGGGACCGATGCTGTCGCTGCTGGAACAGGACCCGGACGAGGTGCAGGCGCAGCTGCGGCAAGTCGCCGGCATCGTGCATGCGGACGAGGAAGCCTGCATCCTTGCCGCCACAAGCCTGCCGGACGAAGCAGCGATGCTGCGGCTGCTGCGGCTGGCGATCGAAGTCGGACCGCCCGGGCTGAAGGCGACCGCGGCGCGGATCGCGGACTGGCTGACGAACGCTCATCCGAACCGGCATCAGGCCTGGCATGCCTGGCGGGAGTTGTTCCTGACCGCCGCCGGCGAACCGCGCGCGGCCGGCGGTTTCGTCAAGGGCAAGGTCGCCACGTCGCATCCAGAGATCGCCGACGCCCTGGTGGCCGAAGCCGAGCGGGTCGCAGCGGTCGACGATGTCTGCCGGGCCATCAGGATGGTGTCGCTGACCATGGCGCTGCTGCGCATGGCGGGTCCGGTGCTGCGCCGCTACGCCGGCACCAAGCGCGAGCGCGGCCTGCTCGATTACGACGACCTGATCGCCCGCACGCTCGACCTGCTGCGCGAGCCGGGATCGGCCTGGGTGCTCTACAAGCTGGATGGCGGCATCGACCATCTGCTGCTCGACGAGGTGCAGGACACCTCGGAGCTGCAATGGCGCATCGCCGGCGCCCTCACCGAGGATTTCTTCGTTGGTGGCGGTGCGGGGACCGAACGGGCGTCGCCGCGCACGGTGTTCGCGGTCGGCGACTACAAGCAGTCGATCTACTCGTTCCAGGGTGCCGACCCGAAGGCGTTCCATGAATGGCACGAGCGGTTCCGGAGCCGGGTGCGCGACGGCGGCGAGGATTGGCGCGAGCCCGAGCTGAACGTGTCGTTCCGATCGGTGGAGCCGGTGCTGACGCTGGTGGACGCGGTGTTCGCCAGCCCCGACGCCGCCGCCGGCGTGGTCGAGCCCGGCAGCGCCGTCGCCGTGCATCACTACTCGGCCCGCCCCGACGCGCCCGGCTGCGTCGAGCTGTGGCCACTGGTGCCGGCCTCCCTGGAGGCGCCCGACCCGCTGGATGGGGATGCCGGGCCGGTTCCGGAGCCGGTGTCCGATGATCCATGGTCCGCACCGGCGCGCAATCGCGGGCAGGTCTCGGCGCCGCAGCGCCTGGCGGAGGCGCTGGCGCGGTGGATCGCCGGGGAGATCGGGCGTCCGCACGCGACCGGCGGTGCGCCACTGACCGCCGGTGACGTGCTGGTCCTGGTGCCGAGACGCAGCGCATTCGTGCGCGCACTGATCCGTGCGCTGAAGGCCGAGGGCGTGCCGGTGGCGACGCTGGTGCGCACCGGCCTGGTCGACCAGATCGCGGTGCAGGACCTGATGGCGCTGTGCGACGTGCTGCTGCTGCCGCAGGACAACCTGACCCTGGGGTGCGTGCTGACCAGCCCGCTCGGCGGCCTGTCCGACGACAGCCTGATGGAACTGGCGATCGGTCGCGAGGGCACGCTCTGGGACCAGCTGCGCGATCGGTCCGAGGAGCGGCCCGACTGGCGGCGCGCCTGGGGAATGCTGTCGACCCTGTTCGGCCGGGTGGACTTCGTCTCGCCGCACGCGTTGCTGAGCGAGGCGCTCGGCCGGCTCGGTGGGCGCGCCAGGCTGCTGGCGCGGCTCGGGCCGGAAGCCGTCGAACCGGTGGACGAACTGCTGTCGGCGGCGCTTCGCCATGCCGAAACGCATCCGCCGTCGCTGCAGGGCTTCCTGCACTGGCTCCGGCGGTCGGAGGAAACCATCAAGCGCGAACCCGATGCCGCCGGCGATGCGGTCCGGGTGATGACGGCGCATGGCGCGAAGGGCCTGCAGGCTCGGCTGGTGGTGCTGCCGGACACCACGTCGATCGCACCGACCGACGAGAACCTGCTCTGGAGCAAAGAGAGCGGCCTGATGCTGCCGTTCTGGGTGCCGCGCGCGGACCTGGCCTCGGCGCCGACAAAACGCCTGCGCGACCGGATCAGGCAGGCGGCACAGGAGGAGAGCAACCGGCTGCTCTACGTCGCTCTGACCCGCGCCGCCGACCGGCTGGTGGTGTGCGGCTGGGAACCCGGCCGCAAGACGCCGGCCAAGCTGCCGCCGACCTGCTGGTACGAACTCTGCCGGCAAGGCTTCGAAACCGCGGAGGCGTCCGCCGAGCCGTTCGGCCTCGGCTGGCCCGGCGACCGGCTGTTGCTGGAGCAGCGCGCCGCAGTCGAGCCCGTACGGCGCAATCCCGTCATCGTCCCTCCGCCGGCGCCGAGCCTGCCCGCCTGGATGGGCCGGGCGCCGCTATGGCATCCGTTGCCGCCACCGGTCGAGCCCGCACTGCCGCGGCCGCTGGCGCCGAGCCGTCCCGACGATGTCGGGCTCGGGCCGGTACCGGAGCTGCGCTCGCCGCTCGATGCCGGCAACGACCCTGTGGAACGGCGCACGGGCGCACGCGCCGACGCGTTCCGCCGTGGGCGACTGGTGCATGCGCTGCTACAGCATCTGCCGGGCCTCGACCCCAGCAATCGCGATGCGGCGGCCAGGCGCTTCCTGCTTGCCGGGCCGGATGGGTTGCCACCCGACGAGGCCGGGCACCTTGCCACCCAGATCATGGCGTTGCTGTCCGATCCGGCGCTCGCACCCCTGTTCGAGCCCGACGCCCTGGCCGAGCAGCCGGTCTCGGGCCTGGTCGACGGCATCGTCATCAGCGGGCAGATCGACCGGCTGCGCGTCCTGGCCGACGAGATCCTGCTATGCGACTTCAAGACCAACCGCCGCACCCCGGCACGCCCCGAGGAGGTGCCGGTTCCATATCTCCGTCAGATGGCCGCGTATCGGGCTTTGCTGGCAGCACTGTATCCGGGCCGGCCGATCCGCTGCGCGCTGGTCTGGACCCAGGAGGCGGCGATCATGCACCTGCCGGACGCGGTATTGCTGCCACATGCGCCGGGCACATATCGGACGAGAGCCGAGGATGCGCGCGCGAGCCCGGGTGTGGCTTGA
- the trxA gene encoding thioredoxin TrxA, with protein MSENTVAVTDETFDADVLKAKGVVLVDFWAEWCGPCKMIAPALEEIGAEFKDQLIVAKVDIDSNPLTPNAYAVRGIPTMIMFRDGKPAATKVGAMPKSQLKEWVRQNLAATAAA; from the coding sequence ATGAGCGAGAACACGGTGGCCGTGACCGACGAGACCTTCGATGCCGACGTGCTGAAGGCCAAGGGTGTCGTGCTGGTCGATTTCTGGGCGGAGTGGTGCGGTCCCTGCAAGATGATCGCACCGGCACTCGAGGAGATCGGCGCCGAGTTCAAGGACCAGCTTATCGTCGCAAAGGTGGACATCGACTCCAACCCGCTGACCCCGAACGCCTACGCCGTTCGCGGCATACCGACGATGATCATGTTCAGGGACGGCAAGCCGGCGGCGACCAAGGTCGGTGCGATGCCGAAGAGCCAGCTCAAGGAATGGGTCCGCCAGAACCTGGCAGCCACCGCAGCGGCCTGA
- a CDS encoding CHAD domain-containing protein, which translates to MSNSLRLVIGEGLEHLEAHRAGAFAGDPEAIHQARVALRRLRSALKLFRRHLNPSARDGFNDALRALGRTLGAARDWDVFVLETVPAVMAVIPDQAEALGALVAPAQHERELGHVAVRALLEAPQTDAMLQDLGSWSGDRVAFSPRKAARQLIADEAGPLLDRLAKSVSKRATGLEEQDDEERHGLRKALKSLRYGIEMLESLHGRGNTKPYRQALSVLQEDLGRLNDAIAAVELVHRLPDQPGRLVIEAWANERRQEALIELPAAWHQFKAIPAFW; encoded by the coding sequence GTGTCGAACAGCCTGCGGCTGGTAATCGGCGAAGGGCTCGAGCATCTGGAAGCGCATCGCGCCGGGGCCTTCGCCGGCGATCCCGAGGCCATCCATCAAGCGCGGGTAGCACTCCGCCGTCTGCGATCCGCGTTGAAGCTGTTCCGGCGGCACCTGAACCCCTCGGCCCGCGACGGCTTCAACGATGCGTTGCGTGCGCTCGGGCGCACTCTCGGCGCCGCCCGGGACTGGGACGTGTTCGTGCTGGAAACGGTGCCGGCAGTCATGGCCGTGATCCCGGATCAAGCCGAGGCGCTGGGCGCACTGGTGGCACCGGCCCAGCACGAACGTGAGCTTGGGCATGTTGCCGTGCGGGCGCTGCTGGAAGCCCCGCAGACCGATGCGATGCTGCAGGACCTCGGAAGCTGGAGCGGCGACCGGGTCGCGTTCTCTCCACGCAAGGCAGCGAGACAGTTGATTGCCGACGAGGCCGGGCCGCTGCTGGACCGGCTGGCCAAATCCGTAAGCAAGCGCGCGACGGGGCTCGAGGAACAAGATGACGAGGAGCGGCATGGCTTGCGCAAGGCGCTGAAATCGCTGCGATACGGGATCGAGATGCTGGAGTCGCTGCATGGACGCGGCAACACCAAACCCTATCGGCAGGCTCTTTCAGTCCTGCAGGAAGATCTCGGCCGCCTGAACGATGCGATCGCAGCTGTCGAACTGGTGCATCGCCTGCCCGATCAGCCCGGCAGACTGGTGATCGAAGCCTGGGCAAACGAACGGCGGCAGGAGGCCCTTATCGAGCTCCCCGCCGCCTGGCATCAGTTCAAGGCAATCCCGGCCTTCTGGTAG
- a CDS encoding VOC family protein — MDANKPPRPCFVELPTQDLAAGRAFYARVFGWNMTSFGPSYACTLTGDVDVGLQADAGEATQAPLPVIDVPDIDRALAAVTDAGGLITKPIFAFPGGRRFHFRDPSGNELAAMKPD; from the coding sequence ATGGACGCAAACAAGCCGCCTCGTCCCTGCTTCGTCGAACTGCCGACCCAGGACCTTGCTGCCGGCAGGGCCTTCTATGCCAGGGTGTTCGGCTGGAACATGACGTCGTTCGGCCCGTCCTATGCCTGCACCCTGACCGGGGACGTCGATGTCGGGCTTCAGGCCGACGCCGGCGAGGCCACCCAAGCGCCCCTACCGGTAATCGACGTTCCGGATATCGATCGCGCACTGGCTGCGGTGACCGATGCCGGCGGTCTGATCACCAAGCCGATCTTCGCGTTTCCCGGTGGCCGTCGCTTTCACTTCCGTGACCCGAGCGGCAACGAGTTGGCGGCGATGAAGCCGGACTGA
- the hpnK gene encoding hopanoid biosynthesis-associated protein HpnK, with translation MRQLLISADDFGLSPSVNEGIERAHRDGILTTASLMVAGAAVADAVERARRMPDLKVGLHLVVIEGPAVLDPVEIPLLVDRQGRFPSDQIKLGLRYFFRPDIRRQLACEVQAQFDAFARTGLALDHANAHKHMHLHPTVGAMMVRAGLRHGLKSIRVPIEPPVPVGEPDTIGARALRAWTRVLRAQLRRAGMTTNDACFGLAWSGHMTTDRLITLAGRLPEGFSEIYFHPAASRDPLLDALMPGYEHEAELAALCDPRVRRALFRTGAVPATWQDAR, from the coding sequence ATGCGCCAGCTCCTGATCTCGGCCGATGATTTCGGGCTGTCACCAAGCGTCAACGAGGGCATCGAGCGGGCGCATCGCGACGGCATCCTGACCACGGCGAGCCTGATGGTCGCCGGTGCCGCCGTCGCGGACGCAGTCGAACGCGCCAGGCGCATGCCGGATCTGAAGGTCGGCCTTCATCTGGTCGTCATCGAGGGTCCAGCCGTTCTCGATCCTGTCGAGATCCCGCTTCTGGTTGACCGGCAAGGCCGGTTCCCGTCCGACCAGATCAAGCTCGGCCTCCGGTATTTTTTCCGGCCCGATATCCGCCGTCAGCTCGCATGCGAGGTCCAGGCGCAGTTCGACGCCTTCGCCCGGACCGGCCTGGCGCTCGACCATGCCAATGCGCACAAGCACATGCACCTGCATCCGACCGTGGGCGCGATGATGGTGCGCGCCGGCCTGCGTCATGGGCTGAAGTCGATCCGGGTGCCGATCGAGCCGCCCGTGCCGGTCGGCGAGCCGGATACGATCGGTGCCCGCGCCCTGCGCGCCTGGACACGGGTGCTGCGGGCGCAGCTGCGCCGTGCCGGCATGACCACCAACGATGCATGTTTCGGGCTGGCCTGGAGCGGCCACATGACGACCGATCGCCTCATCACGCTGGCGGGACGCCTGCCCGAGGGGTTCAGCGAGATCTACTTCCATCCGGCTGCCTCCCGCGATCCGCTGCTGGACGCGCTGATGCCCGGCTACGAGCACGAGGCGGAACTGGCAGCTTTGTGCGATCCGCGCGTGCGGCGCGCGCTGTTCAGGACGGGTGCCGTGCCGGCAACCTGGCAGGACGCCCGGTAG
- the hpnJ gene encoding hopanoid biosynthesis associated radical SAM protein HpnJ — protein MMKTLFLQPPSFDGFDGGAGSRYQAKREIKSFWYPTWLAQPAALIPDSRLIDAPPARLGMEPVLADIADRDMVVLHTSTPSFASDVKVAQMLKDAKPSLKIGMVGAKVAVQPEESLLKGLPIDWVARNEFDFTVKEIAEGRDLKSVDGISWRNNDGVIVHNRDREMIHDMDSLPFVTEVYKRDLHIEDYFIGYLMHPYISIYTGRGCKSRCTFCLWPQTVGGHVYRTRTPGHVAEEIRLAMKYFPQVKEFFFDDDTFTDDLPRAELIAKELGKLGVTWSCNAKANVPRSTLKVLKDNGLRLLLVGYESGNQQILHNIKKGLRIEVARQFTKDCHELGIKIHGTFILGLPGETKETIQETITFAKEINPHTMQVSLAAPYPGTFLHKQATENGWLDESHAELIDENGVQMAPLHYPHLSHTEIFESVETFYRKFYFRAPKIASIVGEMVRSPQMMKRRLREGVEFFQFLKDRHAA, from the coding sequence ATGATGAAGACCTTGTTCCTTCAGCCTCCCTCGTTCGATGGCTTCGATGGTGGCGCCGGTTCGCGCTACCAGGCCAAGCGCGAGATCAAGTCGTTCTGGTATCCGACCTGGCTGGCCCAGCCGGCGGCGCTGATCCCGGATAGCCGCCTGATCGATGCACCGCCGGCCCGCCTGGGCATGGAGCCGGTGCTAGCCGACATCGCCGACCGCGACATGGTGGTGCTGCACACCTCGACCCCGTCCTTCGCATCGGACGTGAAGGTCGCGCAGATGCTGAAGGACGCCAAGCCGAGCCTGAAGATCGGCATGGTCGGCGCCAAGGTCGCGGTCCAGCCCGAGGAGAGCCTGCTCAAGGGCCTGCCGATCGACTGGGTCGCCCGCAACGAGTTCGATTTCACCGTCAAGGAGATCGCCGAGGGCCGCGACCTCAAGAGCGTCGACGGGATCAGCTGGCGCAATAACGATGGCGTGATCGTCCATAACCGGGATCGCGAGATGATCCACGACATGGACTCGCTGCCGTTCGTGACGGAGGTCTACAAGCGCGACCTGCACATCGAGGACTACTTCATCGGGTACCTGATGCACCCGTACATCTCGATCTACACCGGTCGCGGCTGCAAATCGCGCTGCACCTTCTGCCTCTGGCCGCAGACCGTCGGCGGGCACGTCTATCGCACCCGTACCCCCGGCCATGTCGCCGAGGAAATCCGTCTGGCGATGAAGTATTTCCCGCAGGTGAAGGAATTCTTCTTCGACGACGATACCTTCACCGACGACCTGCCGCGGGCGGAACTGATCGCCAAGGAACTCGGCAAGCTGGGGGTCACCTGGTCCTGCAACGCGAAGGCGAACGTGCCGCGCTCGACCCTGAAGGTGCTGAAGGATAACGGGCTGCGCCTGTTGCTGGTCGGCTACGAGAGCGGCAACCAGCAGATCCTTCACAACATCAAGAAGGGCCTCAGGATCGAGGTCGCCCGGCAGTTCACCAAGGATTGCCACGAGCTCGGCATCAAGATCCACGGGACCTTCATCCTGGGCCTTCCCGGCGAGACCAAGGAGACCATCCAGGAGACGATCACCTTCGCCAAGGAGATCAACCCGCACACCATGCAGGTCAGCCTGGCCGCTCCCTATCCCGGCACCTTCCTGCACAAGCAGGCGACCGAGAATGGCTGGCTGGACGAGAGCCATGCCGAGCTGATCGACGAGAACGGCGTGCAGATGGCGCCGCTGCACTACCCGCATCTGTCGCATACCGAGATCTTCGAGAGCGTCGAGACCTTCTACCGGAAGTTCTATTTCCGGGCCCCAAAGATCGCTTCGATCGTCGGTGAGATGGTGCGCAGTCCGCAGATGATGAAGCGTCGCCTGCGTGAGGGAGTGGAGTTCTTCCAGTTCCTCAAGGACCGCCACGCAGCCTGA
- the hpnI gene encoding bacteriohopanetetrol glucosamine biosynthesis glycosyltransferase HpnI, translating into MMLQHNPLAVMSVAADFVAALGCVQAAVGAVLLHRFGTNRRGSVAVPARLTPLPAVTVLKPLCGDEPLLEDALASFCLQDYPDMQIVFGVQSRGDSAIPVVRRLQARFPLLDLRLVVDPTPHGDNYKVANLINMLPSARHDVLVISDSDIHAGPSYLRHVVAALAEPGVGLVTTLYGGRTASPTLARRLAAGQINHSFLPGVLMSRLLGRQDCLGSTMALDRYTLEAIGGLPALSPHIADDSALGQLVRANGQSIAIANAMTMTTTAEVGFSDLFAHELRWGRTVRSVEPLGYALSAIQLPLFWATLAVVLLPESVSAWLALAFVWMVRFLSAALIDRALGQAATLPIMLLPVRDWLSAVVMLGSFTGRRVAWRGQTMRLPDQAVVTTVHSRMAPALAPVIDAGD; encoded by the coding sequence ATGATGCTTCAGCATAATCCGCTTGCCGTCATGAGTGTCGCTGCCGATTTCGTGGCTGCACTCGGCTGCGTGCAGGCAGCTGTGGGCGCCGTGCTGCTTCATCGCTTCGGCACGAACCGGCGCGGCTCCGTCGCCGTGCCGGCTCGCCTAACGCCGTTGCCTGCGGTCACAGTCCTGAAACCGCTTTGCGGCGACGAGCCGCTTCTCGAGGACGCGCTCGCCAGCTTCTGCCTGCAGGACTACCCGGATATGCAGATCGTGTTCGGCGTGCAAAGCCGCGGCGACTCGGCAATCCCGGTCGTGCGCCGGCTGCAGGCGCGCTTCCCCCTGCTCGACCTCAGACTGGTGGTCGATCCGACGCCACATGGCGACAATTATAAGGTCGCCAACCTCATCAATATGCTGCCAAGTGCCCGCCATGATGTGCTGGTGATATCGGACTCGGACATCCATGCCGGGCCCAGCTACCTGCGCCATGTCGTCGCGGCGTTGGCGGAGCCGGGCGTCGGATTGGTGACCACGCTGTACGGGGGGCGAACGGCCAGCCCCACCCTGGCACGCAGGCTGGCGGCCGGGCAGATCAACCATAGTTTCCTGCCTGGCGTCCTGATGTCGCGCCTGCTTGGCCGCCAGGATTGCCTGGGATCCACGATGGCACTGGATCGGTACACCCTGGAGGCGATCGGCGGCCTGCCTGCATTGTCGCCCCACATCGCGGACGATTCGGCGCTCGGGCAGCTGGTGCGTGCGAACGGCCAGTCGATCGCGATCGCCAACGCCATGACCATGACCACGACCGCCGAGGTCGGTTTCAGCGACCTGTTCGCGCACGAACTGCGCTGGGGTCGCACCGTCCGCAGTGTCGAGCCGCTGGGATATGCGCTTTCTGCGATCCAGTTGCCGCTGTTCTGGGCTACGCTCGCAGTCGTGCTACTGCCGGAATCGGTGTCGGCCTGGCTGGCGCTTGCCTTCGTCTGGATGGTCCGCTTCCTGTCTGCGGCGCTGATCGATCGGGCACTTGGTCAGGCAGCGACGCTGCCGATCATGCTGCTGCCGGTGCGTGACTGGCTGTCGGCGGTAGTCATGCTCGGAAGCTTTACCGGGCGCCGCGTAGCATGGCGCGGCCAAACCATGCGTCTTCCGGACCAGGCGGTCGTGACGACCGTCCATTCCCGGATGGCACCGGCCCTGGCACCCGTGATCGATGCCGGCGACTGA
- a CDS encoding ABC transporter substrate-binding protein — MRSSKLILGLCLALLGTATLSSGSLAQATQAGSGASSQPGSPVASVTALYARLTQTERSTAAFSQRAQLLAPVVDQVFNLQTVLQNSLGLRYRSLPDTQKQQLLEQFRQFTVARYVSNFAAGSTDVFKVDPTPTASPIAGDQIVHTSIVSPSGSTTDVNYVMRQGPGGWQVVDVLLNGNISQVAVQRADFGSSFSTGDATPLIDSLKKKTQAFSEG, encoded by the coding sequence ATGCGTTCATCCAAGCTCATATTAGGGCTGTGCCTGGCACTCCTAGGCACGGCTACCCTTTCGTCCGGCAGTCTCGCACAGGCGACGCAGGCCGGCTCTGGAGCTTCCTCCCAGCCCGGCTCGCCCGTCGCTTCGGTCACGGCGCTGTATGCGCGTCTTACCCAGACCGAGCGGTCCACAGCCGCTTTCTCGCAGCGTGCGCAGCTCCTGGCGCCGGTTGTCGACCAGGTCTTTAACCTACAGACCGTGCTGCAGAACTCGCTCGGTCTGCGCTACCGCAGCCTGCCGGACACGCAGAAGCAGCAGCTTCTGGAGCAGTTCCGCCAGTTCACCGTGGCACGCTACGTCTCGAACTTCGCCGCCGGTTCGACGGATGTCTTCAAGGTTGACCCGACCCCGACCGCTTCGCCGATTGCCGGCGACCAGATCGTGCATACGAGTATCGTGTCGCCCAGTGGCTCCACCACCGATGTCAATTACGTGATGCGTCAAGGTCCTGGGGGTTGGCAGGTGGTGGACGTGCTACTGAACGGTAACATCAGCCAGGTTGCGGTTCAGCGTGCCGACTTTGGATCCAGCTTCAGCACCGGTGATGCGACTCCGCTGATAGACAGCCTGAAGAAGAAGACCCAGGCCTTCTCGGAGGGCTGA